The genomic stretch AGCATTGCACCAGCTGGCAGCTTCAGGCCAGTAACGTGCTTTTATAGAATAAATAGATTAACGCTATATATAGCGACTCACTAAAATTCTGCTATAGACTGGTAACGGAAAATAATTAAGAAGTTTTGAAATAATTCGTATGAAAATGTTGCTGATCGAAGACGATACTCAGGTGCAGGCCTATATCGCAAAAGGATTGAAAGAAGCCGGACATACCGTGGATGTATCAGGTGATGGCAAAGAAGGATTATTTCTGGCTACAACTGAGCAATATGATGTGATGATTTTGGATCGGATGCTGCCATCACTGGATGGACTAACTATTTTAAAAACACTTCAGGGCTCAGAGAATCAAACGCCTGTCATTATTTTGAGTGCATTGGGGGAAGTTGATGATCGGGTCAAAGGCTTGCGTGCGGGTGGCGATGATTATCTAGTGAAACCTTTTGCCTTTGCCGAACTGATGGCACGAGTCGAAGTATTAGGAAGACGGAATCAATCGGGAAACTCTAGTCAGGTAACAGCGCTCTCTGTATCAGATTTAAAAGTAGATTTGTTATCACGAAAGGTAACGCGGGCAGATGAAGGTGTCGATCTACAAACCCGCGAGTTTAACCTGCTGGAATACCTGCTGCGCCATAAAGGCCAGATTGTCACTCGCACGATGTTGCTGGAGGCGGTTTGGAACTATCACTTCGATCCGCAAACCAATGTGATTGATGTGCATATCAGCCGGTTGCGCAAGAAAATCGGCGATAAAGAAGGTAAACTTATTCAGACGGTACGCGGTGCAGGCTATATCATCGAAGATTAAAGCCACTCGCTATACGCAAAGTTCCAGCTTCAAGATGGCTGTGCTTTTCACGGTGCTGCTGACGGGTTGCGGGATGATTTTGGGATGGCTACTTTATGATTTTGGTCAGCGGAATTTTATTCGCGAGACCGAAGCAGCCATTGATTCTGAAATTGCCAACACCTTGCTCGCCACGGAAGCACTCTCAAAAGAAGAGCGCATTGCCTTCATTGCCATAAAGACAGAACAACGCCCCCATCCGCTTTACCTCTACCAGAATACTGGGGGAAAAAAGCTGGCAGGTAATCTACCGCAAGTACCACAGCAGGTAGAGCGTATCGCAGAAGGCTTAATTGGATTCGAAAGTGAGAAACATCATCTCGCTGCTAAAATACATACCTTTAATGATGGTAGTAGATTATTGGTTGCCCGCAATATTGACGATATCCTTGCCAGCCATGAGCGCTTGAAGTGGCTAAGCATGCTGATGGCACTGTTCATGCTCATCGTAATCGGGGTGAGCTTTGTGATTAGTTTTTTTGTGGTGAGCCGCATTAACCGCATTGGTGGCATTGCCAGTCAAATTATTGAAACCGGTGATTTAAGCCGCCGCGTACCCATTGATTCTAACTGGGATGATTTGAGTAACCTAGGTGAAGCGTTGAACATCCTGCTCAAACGAATAGACGAGCTAATGCAGGACATTCGCGGTGTCGCCGATAATATTGCTCATGACTTACGCACACCCCTGACACGTCTTCGCAATCAACTGGAAGAGTTGCGAGAGAAACCCGTCACAGAGAAAGAGAAAACCGCACTCTTGGATGAAGTCGATGGCCTGCTTTCTACCTTTAACGCATTACTCAGAATTGCCAATATCGAGAAAGGAGAACGCCACCAGAGTTTTGAAGCGTTAGACCTAAAACAATTACTGCAAGACGTAGTCGAGCTTTATGAACCACTGGCAGAAGAGAAGGAACTATCCATTAACACCCGTCTTTGCGATGTGGCATTATTTTCTGGTGACCGTGATTTGCTGTTCCAACTTTTTGCAAATCTGCTGGATAATGCCATTAAGTTCTCACCTGAGAAGAGTGCAATAGAGATTGAATTAAAAGCGCCTGACAACGGGACTATCATCACCATTGCCGATCATGGTATTGGGATTAGCGAGCAAGAACGCGAGAAAGTGTTTGATCGTTTCTATCGCTCGGATCAAAGTC from Rickettsiales bacterium encodes the following:
- a CDS encoding HAMP domain-containing sensor histidine kinase; translation: MAVLFTVLLTGCGMILGWLLYDFGQRNFIRETEAAIDSEIANTLLATEALSKEERIAFIAIKTEQRPHPLYLYQNTGGKKLAGNLPQVPQQVERIAEGLIGFESEKHHLAAKIHTFNDGSRLLVARNIDDILASHERLKWLSMLMALFMLIVIGVSFVISFFVVSRINRIGGIASQIIETGDLSRRVPIDSNWDDLSNLGEALNILLKRIDELMQDIRGVADNIAHDLRTPLTRLRNQLEELREKPVTEKEKTALLDEVDGLLSTFNALLRIANIEKGERHQSFEALDLKQLLQDVVELYEPLAEEKELSINTRLCDVALFSGDRDLLFQLFANLLDNAIKFSPEKSAIEIELKAPDNGTIITIADHGIGISEQEREKVFDRFYRSDQSRHEAGSGLGLSLVKAALALHKGNIALEDNQPGLRVVVRL
- a CDS encoding response regulator transcription factor codes for the protein MKMLLIEDDTQVQAYIAKGLKEAGHTVDVSGDGKEGLFLATTEQYDVMILDRMLPSLDGLTILKTLQGSENQTPVIILSALGEVDDRVKGLRAGGDDYLVKPFAFAELMARVEVLGRRNQSGNSSQVTALSVSDLKVDLLSRKVTRADEGVDLQTREFNLLEYLLRHKGQIVTRTMLLEAVWNYHFDPQTNVIDVHISRLRKKIGDKEGKLIQTVRGAGYIIED